ggagcagtttGATGCCATGTCCAGCAAAACGTTGCAATATACAGAACGTACCTGACTGAaaccatgttgtttttttctatttctataaCGTCCGACATGACATTAATATGTAAATTAATCTGTAAGAGTACACACGCGGCTCTATACCCCATTATATATACGTATGACAACTATACGTACATTCTCTGTATTCTTTCCCTGCACGTTGTCTTTCACCGACAGTACCATCCAAATAACATTTAAGGTGTCCGTATTTGCGAATAAGGACAATTCTGATTGGCCAATCGGTAAATTAAAGAACGCAATGCGACCGCAAAATCACCAATGATGTGATGGTTTTACGTTTCTCCTGTGGGAAACGTAGTTCTGAAACCAGAACATTCATCACAACATCTACGTATACGACTTCTTCTTAAACTACAAAGACCACAATGCAACGCGATTCCTCTTTCCGGAAGTGTAATGCACTGATACTACAACGTGATAGCTAACAAGAATCTGAGGGCAAGAACAATGTCCCACTTCACAAAGAAAAGGAAATTAGACAAACGTGTGCAGGACAATCTGTACTTTGACAGTTATTCTGATGTTACAATTCACGAGGAAATGATTGCAGACACTGTTCGGACGAGCACCTATAGGACAGGGATTTTAAGAAACAGCAATTCGATCCAAGGGAAAGTAGTGTTGGATGTCGGTGCAGGGACGGGTGTTCTAAGCATATTCTGCGCACAAGCCGGTGCCAGGAAAGTTTACGCGGTGGAGGCTAGTTCAATAGCTGATCAAGCTGTGAAAATCGTTAAACACAATAAGATGGAAGACATAATCGAAGTGATTAAAGGGAGTCTGGAGACAATCGATTTGCCCGAGCAGGTGGACGTGATAGTCAGTGAGTGGATGGGATACGCGCTGCTTCACGAATCCATGCTGAATTCTGTCCTTTTCGCCCGCGATAAATGGCTTAAACCGGGTGGTCTCATTTTGCCTTCAAAAGCGGAACTGTACATTGCACCGATCAATGATTTGGTAGTGGAAGACCGGTTAAGTTtctggaacacagtgaaggaTCAATACGGCGTGGATATGTCCTGCATGTCTGACTTCGCCAAGAAATGCATCATGAACAATGACATCACTGTGAACTTGGTGACGGTAGAGGACGTCCTCTCCCACCCATGCAAGTTCGCCGAGTTGGATCTTTATTTAGTTACCGCTGAGCAGCTTAAATCCGTCAGCGGGTCATTCAAATGCGAGTGTTTTGGCTCGTCTCCCGTTAACGCACTGTGCGTGTGGTTCACAGTAACCTTTCCGGGTGGCGAGGAGAAGCCCCTGGTCCTCTCTACGTCTCCGTTCAAACCGGAGACGCACTGGAAACAGGCGGTGCTGTATTTGGATGACCCGGTGGATGTTAGACAGGACACCACAGTGGTGGGCGATGTCAGCATGTATCCATCGGAAGCCAGTTCCAGACACGTATGCATCCACGTGGATTACACTATAGGAGAAGTAAAAAAACACTCCAAGACCTTCTCCATCCCTGATGGATATTCAGGAGAAGCTCAACAATAACGTGTTGCCTGTGCTTTCACACTTGTCTgcctaaattatatatttttaaagcccACTATGTTATCTAGTTCATGCTACTGAGATGGCTCATTGATTAATCTGAATTGAAGTGGCTGAAAGTGTATAATACTCTAACCCAAAATATTTTCGAAATGCTGTAATGAAAATGGTATGCAATTCAGTCTTTATTGTCAtgtttattcacattttttaaattgtatctGTACCTTTTGAGCGAGTCCTACAAGAAGCAAGGTAACAGGGTCagggctgtgtttcaggtctGGGTCAATCAGCAGCACTGTCAATAGTCAGCAtaactgttgtgtgtgtgtgtggacccaCCACTGTCTCACTAACAGATATGATCAATATGTATGTATTCTCTGCTAACAGTAGATAGACTGGATATCAAAGCTCTTTACGTAATGAACTAATCCAGTCCTATTGTGTTCTATATTGAAGGGTTCCTCATCTCACTGGGCCACATAGACATAAAATCAATTAACTGAATctgaattcatatttttttttctcacttatTCAAATCGTTTTTCAGTTTGAAGAAGACCACTTCAAAACGTTATCTGTAGACCTTTGTGATACATTGCTATTATACTTTCAAAACAGAACTGCTACACGGGTCAGGTTAGGACAGATGACCTTATTTGTCGGAGAGTCTAACTAGCACTGGCTTTTATGTTTTAGGGTAGCATTTTTATAGTGCTGTCTGTACCAATATTTACATATAGtgttaaatacattaaaagttCCAGAAATCAGACTGCTGTCTGTTTTGTTGCTGAAAATCAATTTCTTCAAATTAGGGAAATTCTATTTAATTTATTGTCAACATATGGTGAAGTAATACTAATCTGACCTATTTTGAGTGTTTATCATTTGGGAAATATACAGTTGTGGACAAACAGTTTGGCGCCCTGGCACTTAGTTCCCTCTCTTTTCATATAATGTGTGGTAGTGATGGCCgtttgaggcttcattagcgttattttagcagcaggatattatgctggcagcacttagattttctttatcacagttAAAgccatcattaaaatgtataaggcaatatggTTAACAAtcctagtctgtgaaaaagaacagacaagaataacattgaaaCAGACAAACTGTACAGAGTAGATTAACTGTATTAccctatatatttcaatgatggcttttattttgaaaaattaaatctgagttagcactgctagcataatatcctgctgctagaagaacggtaatgaagcctcaaatggccatcactaatgttTGGTTTTCACAGCGTGTTATTGGATTTAGAAACATTGCCGAAGCAATTTAGATCTATAGACTTAAAAGATATTTCCCTAATTTGCCCCCACCTTGGGGTTGTTAGCTGATTTAGAACACTTATCAAAAGGAAAACACTGCAGTTTGTGCCTGTCTATAAACAATCATGGTTTTCTTTTCGAA
The Esox lucius isolate fEsoLuc1 chromosome 21, fEsoLuc1.pri, whole genome shotgun sequence DNA segment above includes these coding regions:
- the prmt6 gene encoding protein arginine N-methyltransferase 6; protein product: MSHFTKKRKLDKRVQDNLYFDSYSDVTIHEEMIADTVRTSTYRTGILRNSNSIQGKVVLDVGAGTGVLSIFCAQAGARKVYAVEASSIADQAVKIVKHNKMEDIIEVIKGSLETIDLPEQVDVIVSEWMGYALLHESMLNSVLFARDKWLKPGGLILPSKAELYIAPINDLVVEDRLSFWNTVKDQYGVDMSCMSDFAKKCIMNNDITVNLVTVEDVLSHPCKFAELDLYLVTAEQLKSVSGSFKCECFGSSPVNALCVWFTVTFPGGEEKPLVLSTSPFKPETHWKQAVLYLDDPVDVRQDTTVVGDVSMYPSEASSRHVCIHVDYTIGEVKKHSKTFSIPDGYSGEAQQ